The following nucleotide sequence is from Bacteroidia bacterium.
ATTTTTTTTGCGCCTGAAAGGTCTATTTTTCCTTCCAACACTGAAGAATGGGCATCGCATAATTTTAATATTTCTGTTTCAGGAAGACCTTCACTTATAAGTTCCTGCTCAACTTCTACAACTTCACCATAAGGAATGTTTTTTAATGTGTTAAGTAGTTCCTGTTTAACATCTTCTTCAGATGAACCAGTATGCAGTTTAAGAATTAGTGCTTTTAGCTTTTCTTTTCTGTCTTTGGAGTTATTAATTAGTTCGCTCATATATTTATAATTTATTTAATTTATAATAAGAGTTATAATGTAAATTACACTTTGTTATATTATTTTTAAAATTTGTACTTTTTATCCTTGTTAAGAAGTTTTTACAAAAAGAACGTTTAATATTTCAGATTGTCGTTTGCTAAATTGTACATTTAATAAATAATAAGTGAATGTTCACTCACAAAATTACACAATATTTCAAATAATAATGTATTTTTAACATTATTTAAATCATCTACTATTTCACTGTATTAGAACTCGTTGAATTATTGAGAGAGTATATTTCTTCATTCTGAAATTTTATCAACCCATCAAAACAGGTAATGCAGTACCGAATTGTGTTGTGTAACATGTCAAATTATTTTTTTTAGGGATTTGTTTGATATATTTTTGCAAATGAATACCTCAAGGTAGTAATTATGATACTAAATAAAACAACATCTTACGCAATTAAAATTTTGTTGCTCATGGCTGCTAAACCAAGCGAAAGTTTTACTGCAAAGCAATTACATGAAGAATTAGGTATTAATAATAGGTACCTAAGAAAAATTCTTACAGGTTTTTCAAAAAGCAATCTTGTAAAAAGTAATAAAGGAAAAAATGGCGGGTTCGTTTTAGTAAAAGCTATCGATCAAATTACAATTGCCGAAATTATTGAAAAAGTTGAAGGTTTAGAAAAATTTGAAGAGTGTTTCTTAGGCAATGGAGATTGTAGTTCCGAAAAAACTTGTGAAATGCACAGCTTATTTGTAGAAATAAAAGAACAAATGATAAAGACATTTTCAGAAACTACT
It contains:
- a CDS encoding Rrf2 family transcriptional regulator, which encodes MILNKTTSYAIKILLLMAAKPSESFTAKQLHEELGINNRYLRKILTGFSKSNLVKSNKGKNGGFVLVKAIDQITIAEIIEKVEGLEKFEECFLGNGDCSSEKTCEMHSLFVEIKEQMIKTFSETTLKDIKEKSSTNKYIY